The nucleotide sequence GCGGATTTCCAGGCAATTTCTATTGCAGATCAGATTGTACAAACACGATTCGTTACTACAAATCGCACGAATGGCAACAGCCAAAACCGAAGTTCCCTTTGGCGCAATGAAAACGGAAAATGGCGGATGTTCTTTCATCAAGGTACACCAATAAAATAAAAAACCGCCCTTATGTAAAGAGCAGCATTTCATTACTTTTTAAATAGTTCTTTATATTGATGCGATGTCGTGATCGCGATTGTCAGCGCACCTTTACTGTAATACGCTTTAATTAAAAACGGAGCCCCGCTCGTATTTTGAAACTTGAAATCGAGCGATCCGTAAGCAACTGTGGCATCCCTGCCTGTCGGGACATATCCGATGTTCAGTGAATGGTGATGCCTTTCCGTAATGCGTATTCCTAACTGGTCGACAGCATTAAATAATGTCGAGGATGTTTGGCAAATTCCACCGCCAATTCCCATCACCAGCTCCTTATTGATAATTTCAGGTGCCGGTTGATAACCTTTTTCCACCGTTCGCTCTCCAACCATTGTGTTAAAAGAAAAATAATCTCCATCCCCAACTAAAATATTATGGATGGCCTTTGAGGAAAGCTCGATATTTTCACTTCTTCCACTTTGTGCTCCATTAAAATAAGTCGTAAACGAGGCAACGGTCACATCATCTAATGAAGGAATGTCTATTTCCAGATCCGTTTCCAATATATACAGCGGTAAAAAAATATGATCTCCTTTTGGTGAAGCTGTTAAAATTTTTTCGACCAATTCACTTTCCTTTAATATGATACCGGGGCTCCCTTCAATAACGTTCCCGTTCTCCTCCACTTTATGAAGCACCATTGTTTGATCATAGCCGGTCCTTTCTTTCGTTCCTCTGGCTAAATCTTTTGCTATTTTCTTAACATTAGCTTCGTACAGTTCGCTATCCGTACCGTACCCTAATAATTGTGGTGTGAACGATTTCACGATTTCCATTGTTCTCGGATCAATCAATGTAATGACAGCTGGATAGATAAGCGGATATTCTCCGACAATCGCTTCACTTTCCGGCAACGGTGCGTTAGTTGAAGCTTCAATTTGCTGTTCTTCTTCACCGGTTTCGGTAGCACCAGAATACGGCGCTTTTTCACAGCCTGTAAGAAAACAAAGACCGATCAGTACTAAATAAATGAAGTTTGTTTTCATTTTATTTCCCCTATCTATAAAAGCAAAGATCTCATAGCTTATTCAGAAATTTAACTTCTGTTAACAGAAGTAATGCCACTAAACGCCCACGTATATTGAAAATGGGATACCGTCACTTTTATAGACAGCGAGAATGGAATCCATCATTATTGTTTTCTTTGTTTCGCTTCTTTTTCCCACCTTGCCAAGGCTGGATACGGATCAAATGCCCACTCTGTACGACCATTATATTTATAGATGCCGTAGTGTAGATGCGGCGGGAATTTTCCGGCTGTTCCTTCTTTACCATACCCTGTGCTTCCAACATAGCCGATTACTTGTCCTGCCTCGACAATATCGCCTTCTTTGAGCCCTTTTTGGAAATAAGCAAGGTGTGCATAATAATGATACGAGTTATGATTATCACGAATACCGACACGCCAGCCGCCAAACTGATTCCAGCCCATCACTTCAATTACACCGTATGACGTTGAATAGACCGGTGTGTTGTACGGAGCAAAAATGTCTGTTCCTTCATGGATTCTTCGGCCACCCCAGCCGCGATTTGCTCCCCATGTTCCCCTATAGCTATAATCGGCATGAGTGGATAATGGAAATGTATGATTGTCTAAATTGATAGTTCCGAATTTCTCATATAATTTTGCAATAACCATTATTTGATTCACCGATAATTCGTTTTTATAATAGTCCCATAATGCCAATTTAAAATTATCCTCACCATATCCGTACTGTCTTAAATAGTTCGCTAATGTAAACAATACATCCCTATCATCGGAACGGTCTGCTACCCCATCTCCGTTTCCATCCATACCGCTTCCATTAAAATAAGCAATTGAAACCGGGGAAGTATCTTCGCCCGACGGATTTAAAATACCTGACCAAAATTCATCCGAAAATTGGATCGCAATGACACTTTCCCGTTTCGGAATATCTTTTCGCACTTCCTGAATATTCCGTTCAAACTGATCGACGGCAGCTAAATAATACCAGGGCAATAATATATTTTCATGCTGTATATAGTAGTCCATCCTTTTTTGCATTAGCTGTTCTTTCGTCAAGGTGGTGTCCTCTTCAGAAGCATCGGCAACCGGCATAAAACCTAAAATAAAAACGGACGCCATCATCAATGCGATACGGTATTTCATCATTTCTCCTCCTCTACGATATGTTGTTTCGCATCATTTTGTAATCGGATCATTTGTGAAATTGTGATAAATCGGTAGCCCTGTTTTTTTAGCTCAGGCAATATT is from Solibacillus isronensis and encodes:
- a CDS encoding M23 family metallopeptidase, with amino-acid sequence MKYRIALMMASVFILGFMPVADASEEDTTLTKEQLMQKRMDYYIQHENILLPWYYLAAVDQFERNIQEVRKDIPKRESVIAIQFSDEFWSGILNPSGEDTSPVSIAYFNGSGMDGNGDGVADRSDDRDVLFTLANYLRQYGYGEDNFKLALWDYYKNELSVNQIMVIAKLYEKFGTINLDNHTFPLSTHADYSYRGTWGANRGWGGRRIHEGTDIFAPYNTPVYSTSYGVIEVMGWNQFGGWRVGIRDNHNSYHYYAHLAYFQKGLKEGDIVEAGQVIGYVGSTGYGKEGTAGKFPPHLHYGIYKYNGRTEWAFDPYPALARWEKEAKQRKQ
- a CDS encoding VanW family protein, which gives rise to MKTNFIYLVLIGLCFLTGCEKAPYSGATETGEEEQQIEASTNAPLPESEAIVGEYPLIYPAVITLIDPRTMEIVKSFTPQLLGYGTDSELYEANVKKIAKDLARGTKERTGYDQTMVLHKVEENGNVIEGSPGIILKESELVEKILTASPKGDHIFLPLYILETDLEIDIPSLDDVTVASFTTYFNGAQSGRSENIELSSKAIHNILVGDGDYFSFNTMVGERTVEKGYQPAPEIINKELVMGIGGGICQTSSTLFNAVDQLGIRITERHHHSLNIGYVPTGRDATVAYGSLDFKFQNTSGAPFLIKAYYSKGALTIAITTSHQYKELFKK